A window from Chloroflexota bacterium encodes these proteins:
- the mraZ gene encoding division/cell wall cluster transcriptional repressor MraZ, producing MFLGHVVHTIDDKNRLAIPARYRQYLSNGVYLTKGADRCLYLLTQEGWSKLSERILALPSLQPDARRLQRHFFAGADSMVPDKLGRIIIPPALREYAGLKNEVVVAGLQTRIELWSKEAWEDDEAQADAETTSTAAAFALLTDQSGSLGI from the coding sequence GTGTTTCTTGGCCACGTCGTCCACACCATCGACGACAAGAACAGGCTCGCGATCCCCGCGCGCTATCGGCAGTACCTCTCCAACGGCGTCTACCTGACGAAGGGTGCCGACCGCTGCCTCTATCTGCTGACCCAGGAAGGGTGGAGCAAGCTCAGCGAGCGCATCCTGGCGCTGCCGTCGCTCCAGCCCGATGCGCGCCGTCTACAGCGTCACTTCTTCGCGGGAGCGGACTCGATGGTCCCTGACAAGCTCGGGCGGATCATCATCCCGCCAGCCCTGCGGGAGTACGCCGGCCTCAAGAACGAGGTGGTCGTCGCCGGCCTCCAGACCCGCATCGAACTCTGGAGCAAGGAGGCCTGGGAGGACGACGAGGCCCAGGCCGACGCCGAGACAACGTCCACGGCAGCCGCGTTCGCGCTGCTGACCGATCAGTCCGGCAGCCTGGGGATCTGA
- the rsmH gene encoding 16S rRNA (cytosine(1402)-N(4))-methyltransferase RsmH, whose translation MAPGEHVSVLLAEVLAWLRPRAGGRYVDGTLGNGGHASAILQASGPDGRLLGLDADPDALPVAAARLAPYGDRVVLVNASFRQVADVVAEQRFGPVDGILLDLGISSRQLDAGGRGFTFRHDEPLDMRFDPTRGESAADLLNHADEGEIADVLYQYGEEHRSRRVARSIVRRRERAPLASTADLIGAVEEALGPKRGRVHPATKTFQALRIAVNDELGALEAVLPAAASILAPGGRLAVISFHSLEDRRVKQFFRAGGDASAPLTELTRKPIAPSDAEVMRNPRARSAKLRVAERTSPGGHPL comes from the coding sequence CTGGCCCCAGGCGAGCACGTCTCCGTGCTGCTTGCCGAGGTGCTGGCGTGGCTGCGGCCCCGCGCCGGCGGCCGCTACGTGGATGGCACGCTCGGCAACGGCGGCCACGCGTCGGCCATCCTCCAGGCGTCCGGGCCGGACGGCCGGCTGCTCGGGCTGGACGCCGACCCCGATGCGCTGCCGGTGGCCGCTGCCCGGCTCGCGCCCTACGGCGACCGGGTCGTGCTCGTGAACGCCAGCTTCAGGCAGGTGGCCGACGTGGTGGCCGAGCAGCGCTTCGGGCCGGTCGACGGCATCCTGCTCGACCTCGGCATCTCCTCGCGGCAGTTGGACGCCGGCGGACGCGGCTTCACCTTTCGCCACGACGAGCCGCTCGATATGCGGTTCGACCCGACGCGCGGAGAGTCGGCGGCCGATCTGCTGAACCACGCCGATGAGGGCGAGATCGCGGACGTGCTCTACCAGTATGGCGAGGAGCACCGCTCGCGGCGGGTGGCCCGGAGCATCGTGCGGCGGCGTGAGCGCGCGCCGCTCGCCAGCACCGCCGACCTGATCGGCGCGGTCGAAGAGGCGCTCGGGCCGAAGCGTGGGCGCGTGCATCCGGCGACCAAGACGTTCCAGGCGCTGCGGATCGCCGTCAACGACGAGTTGGGCGCACTGGAAGCGGTCTTGCCAGCCGCTGCCAGCATCCTGGCCCCGGGCGGCAGGCTCGCCGTGATCTCGTTTCACTCGCTTGAGGACCGGCGGGTCAAGCAGTTCTTCCGGGCCGGCGGCGATGCCAGCGCCCCGCTCACCGAACTGACCCGCAAGCCCATCGCGCCCTCGGATGCCGAGGTGATGCGAAACCCCCGTGCCCGCAGCGCCAAGCTGCGCGTCGCCGAGCGGACTTCTCCCGGAGGTCATCCCCTGTGA
- a CDS encoding penicillin-binding protein 2, translating into MQSGNANLRPRIFLLGALFLGCAFLLVYRLYTFQVLQSEELRRQATRSHQRSIPVEARRGSIFDTNGNPLAVSIEMDEVTITGSQVQKPELTAQVLSGLLGMQPQQVLAMIDLNRADPVVVKSYLPAAVADAVRYEVERQGLNGVLVEPHPVRQYPEGSLAPQILGFLGRDREGLAGLEYFFESDLAGVPGLIETEADTTDKELILARRVVEAPRDGSDLILTIDRFVQRTLERELAEAVRANKASGGLIMVMEPSTGAILGMASLPTFSVSDPMTIRPGDALLHKAVGVTNQYEPGSVMKLITVAGAIEMGLVTPQTMINDTGIVTFPNARGQPPTIIKNWDLRANGTISMTEVLIRSSNVGTYYAARELGRENLYRYFSLFGFGQPTGVELPGEVRGTMRTPDDPAWTVVDLATNAFGQGMAVTPLQMLNAVSALGNNGVLMRPTIVKEVNGPDGLQRVEPRQLRQAVSPRTAATMREMMIAVCDQPGLQPYRIPGMRVACKTGTADFPTDLGYTSGKTFASIVALMPADQPRLSILIRLDAPEAIYGGVVAAPVLKRVGSELAAYYRIPTSQNGR; encoded by the coding sequence ATGCAATCGGGAAACGCCAACCTCCGCCCCCGCATCTTCCTCCTGGGCGCACTCTTCCTGGGCTGCGCCTTCCTGCTGGTCTATCGCCTCTACACCTTTCAGGTGCTCCAGAGCGAGGAGCTGCGGCGGCAGGCCACGCGCAGCCACCAGCGCTCGATCCCAGTCGAGGCTCGGCGCGGCTCGATCTTCGACACGAACGGCAATCCGCTGGCCGTGTCCATCGAGATGGACGAGGTCACCATCACCGGCAGCCAGGTGCAGAAGCCCGAGCTGACCGCTCAGGTGCTGTCCGGCCTGCTCGGGATGCAGCCGCAGCAGGTGCTGGCGATGATCGACCTGAACCGTGCAGATCCGGTCGTCGTGAAATCGTACCTGCCGGCGGCGGTCGCGGACGCCGTCCGCTACGAGGTTGAGCGCCAGGGGCTGAACGGCGTGCTGGTCGAGCCGCACCCCGTTCGACAGTATCCGGAGGGCTCGCTCGCCCCGCAGATCCTCGGTTTTCTCGGGCGGGATCGCGAGGGGCTGGCCGGCCTCGAGTACTTCTTCGAGAGCGATCTCGCGGGCGTCCCCGGCCTGATCGAGACCGAAGCGGACACCACCGACAAGGAGCTGATCCTGGCGCGGCGGGTCGTGGAGGCTCCCCGTGACGGCTCAGATCTCATCCTGACCATCGACCGCTTCGTGCAGCGCACGCTCGAGCGGGAGCTGGCAGAAGCCGTCCGCGCCAACAAGGCCTCTGGTGGGCTGATCATGGTGATGGAGCCGTCGACCGGCGCGATTCTCGGCATGGCGAGCCTCCCGACGTTCTCGGTCAGCGACCCGATGACCATTCGGCCCGGCGACGCGCTGCTGCACAAGGCCGTCGGCGTCACCAACCAGTACGAGCCCGGGTCGGTGATGAAGCTGATCACCGTCGCGGGGGCCATCGAGATGGGGCTGGTGACGCCTCAGACGATGATCAACGATACCGGCATCGTTACCTTCCCGAACGCGCGCGGTCAGCCGCCGACGATCATCAAGAACTGGGACCTGCGCGCCAACGGCACGATCTCGATGACCGAAGTGCTGATCCGCTCGTCGAACGTCGGCACCTACTACGCTGCCCGCGAGCTGGGCCGTGAGAACCTCTACCGCTACTTTTCGCTGTTCGGGTTCGGCCAGCCAACGGGCGTGGAGCTGCCGGGCGAAGTGCGCGGCACCATGCGTACGCCTGATGACCCGGCCTGGACCGTCGTCGATCTTGCGACGAACGCCTTCGGGCAGGGCATGGCCGTCACGCCGCTCCAGATGCTCAACGCCGTGTCGGCGCTCGGAAACAACGGCGTCCTGATGCGCCCGACCATCGTCAAAGAGGTCAACGGTCCGGACGGTCTGCAGCGTGTCGAGCCGCGTCAGCTGCGGCAGGCGGTCTCGCCCCGGACGGCCGCCACGATGCGCGAGATGATGATCGCGGTCTGCGATCAACCAGGGTTGCAGCCGTACCGGATCCCCGGGATGCGGGTGGCCTGCAAGACGGGCACGGCAGACTTCCCGACCGACCTGGGTTACACCTCGGGCAAGACGTTCGCCTCCATCGTGGCCCTGATGCCGGCCGATCAGCCGCGCCTCTCGATTCTGATTCGGCTCGATGCGCCGGAGGCAATCTACGGCGGCGTGGTGGCCGCACCGGTGCTCAAGCGGGTCGGCAGCGAGCTTGCGGCGTACTATAGAATCCCGACGAGCCAGAATGGTCGATAG
- a CDS encoding phospho-N-acetylmuramoyl-pentapeptide-transferase, with product MALSLTFGVVACLVALVAGYPFVRFLRRRGLGKKVRVEGPSSHIEKTGTPTMGGLLICGTVLLLTAILTFTFYSTVGRSILLPLFVLVSCAVLGAIDDRMTIQGVGSQGLSVRTKFAWLFVIATISSVVLWYPESLGIDFIFLPTIREKLIVPWYLFIPLSIVAMVGTANAVNFTDGLDSLAGWTSFVAFAAYGVIAYLYEQYYLVTFCFTVAGAVAAFLWFNAHPAQVFMGDTGSLALGATLAVVALMVGQVVLLPIIGIVFVAEAMSVILQVGYFKLTGGKRLFKMAPLHHHFELSGWSETHVTQRFWLVSVLAAMLGVALALV from the coding sequence ATGGCGTTGTCGCTGACGTTCGGAGTGGTCGCCTGCCTGGTCGCGCTGGTGGCCGGCTACCCGTTCGTGCGCTTTCTGCGCCGCCGTGGGCTGGGCAAGAAGGTCCGTGTCGAAGGTCCGAGCAGCCACATCGAGAAGACGGGCACCCCGACGATGGGCGGCCTGCTGATCTGCGGAACGGTGCTGCTGCTCACCGCCATCCTCACGTTCACGTTCTACTCGACGGTCGGCCGGTCGATCCTCCTGCCGCTCTTCGTGCTGGTCAGCTGCGCGGTGCTGGGGGCCATCGACGACCGGATGACGATTCAGGGCGTCGGGAGCCAGGGGCTGTCGGTCAGGACGAAGTTCGCGTGGCTGTTCGTGATCGCGACGATCTCGTCGGTGGTGCTGTGGTATCCCGAGAGCTTGGGCATCGACTTCATCTTCCTGCCCACGATTCGCGAGAAGCTGATTGTCCCCTGGTACCTGTTCATCCCGCTCTCGATTGTCGCGATGGTCGGCACGGCCAACGCCGTCAACTTCACGGACGGCCTGGACAGCCTGGCCGGCTGGACCTCGTTCGTGGCGTTCGCGGCGTACGGCGTCATCGCCTACCTCTACGAGCAGTACTACCTGGTCACGTTCTGCTTCACCGTGGCGGGAGCGGTCGCCGCATTCCTGTGGTTCAACGCCCACCCGGCCCAGGTCTTCATGGGCGACACCGGCTCGCTGGCGCTCGGCGCGACGCTGGCCGTGGTCGCGCTGATGGTCGGTCAGGTTGTGCTGCTGCCGATCATCGGGATCGTCTTCGTGGCCGAGGCGATGTCGGTCATTCTCCAGGTGGGCTACTTCAAGCTGACCGGGGGCAAGCGGCTGTTCAAGATGGCGCCCCTCCACCACCACTTCGAGCTGAGCGGCTGGTCCGAGACGCACGTGACCCAGCGCTTCTGGCTGGTCAGCGTGCTGGCGGCCATGCTCGGCGTCGCGCTCGCCCTGGTCTAG
- the murD gene encoding UDP-N-acetylmuramoyl-L-alanine--D-glutamate ligase: MTDHRNPRVGVIGLAREGTDLARYLVAEGAQVLANDARTAEQLADRLDELAGLPIEFVLGGHPERPTLDVDTLYVSPGVPPELPLLEAARRRGVRLSSGTQLFFERCPAPIIGITGSSGKTTTTTLVGKIFEQAGRHAFVGGNIGVPLLNRLGEIRPDSWVILELSSFQLEPMTVSPHIAAVTNITPNHLDRHHTMAAYTNAKAQIVLHQRQNDVAVLNADDPGSSGLQPNGTLIRFSLERKVDGAYLDPGDGETLVLERAGRRQVLCRRGELQVPGIHNVANVLTACAIASAAGIEVEPMRAAALAFTGVRHRLERVAEIDGVQYVNDSIATAPERSLAALAVYAGTPYVLLAGGRDKHLPMEAWGRVIAEGARALVTFGEAAALIERAARDAGMPAERIVSAGTVERAVTEARNVARPGDVVLLSPGGTSYDQYTDFVERGDHFCRIVREAAAEAAVAGRKP, translated from the coding sequence ATGACAGACCATCGCAACCCGCGCGTCGGGGTCATCGGGCTGGCGCGCGAAGGCACAGACCTGGCTCGCTATCTGGTGGCTGAGGGCGCACAGGTCCTGGCGAACGATGCCAGGACTGCCGAGCAGCTCGCGGACCGGCTCGACGAGCTCGCGGGACTGCCCATCGAGTTTGTGCTGGGCGGCCACCCGGAGCGTCCGACGCTCGACGTGGACACCCTCTATGTCAGCCCCGGCGTGCCGCCGGAGCTGCCGCTGCTGGAGGCCGCGCGCCGCCGTGGCGTCAGGCTGTCGAGCGGCACGCAGCTCTTCTTCGAGCGGTGCCCGGCGCCGATCATCGGCATCACCGGATCGAGCGGGAAGACCACCACAACCACGCTCGTCGGCAAGATCTTTGAACAGGCCGGCCGCCATGCGTTCGTCGGCGGAAACATCGGCGTGCCGCTGCTCAATCGCCTGGGTGAGATCCGGCCTGACAGCTGGGTCATCCTGGAGCTGAGCAGCTTTCAATTGGAGCCGATGACGGTCAGCCCGCACATCGCGGCGGTGACCAACATCACGCCCAACCACCTGGACCGCCACCACACGATGGCGGCCTACACCAACGCCAAGGCCCAGATCGTCCTGCATCAGCGTCAGAACGACGTGGCAGTGCTCAATGCCGACGATCCTGGGTCCTCGGGGTTGCAGCCGAACGGAACGCTCATCCGTTTCAGTCTTGAACGGAAGGTTGACGGCGCATATCTCGACCCTGGCGACGGCGAGACGCTCGTGCTGGAGCGGGCAGGCCGCCGTCAGGTCTTGTGCCGGCGAGGCGAACTGCAAGTACCGGGGATCCACAACGTGGCGAACGTCCTGACTGCGTGTGCAATCGCGTCCGCGGCCGGCATCGAGGTCGAGCCGATGCGGGCCGCCGCTCTGGCCTTCACCGGCGTGCGGCATCGCCTGGAGCGGGTGGCAGAGATCGACGGCGTCCAGTACGTCAACGACTCGATCGCCACGGCCCCCGAGCGGAGTCTCGCGGCGCTGGCTGTCTACGCTGGAACTCCGTACGTGCTGCTGGCCGGCGGGCGCGACAAGCACCTCCCGATGGAGGCGTGGGGTCGGGTCATCGCCGAGGGTGCGCGGGCGCTGGTGACGTTTGGGGAGGCCGCCGCGCTGATCGAGCGGGCCGCCCGTGACGCGGGCATGCCGGCCGAGCGCATCGTGAGCGCCGGCACGGTCGAGCGGGCGGTGACCGAGGCTCGCAACGTGGCCCGGCCCGGCGACGTGGTGCTGCTCTCGCCGGGCGGCACCAGCTACGACCAGTACACCGACTTTGTGGAGCGCGGCGATCACTTCTGCCGCATCGTCAGGGAGGCCGCCGCCGAGGCCGCCGTCGCAGGGAGGAAGCCATGA